A stretch of DNA from Anaerolineae bacterium:
GACGGTGGCCGCCCGCTTGATCTCGCGGAAGTACTCGTGACGAGTGAGGTCTGGGTGGCGTGCCCAGTCCAGCAGATAATCGTAGATCTCATAGGAGAGCTTGCGGTTGCCTTCGTGTGCTTTGCCGTAACCGAAGTGCTTCCACAGGAACTTCTCCATGATCCGCTGGTCGAAATTGTTGCCGCCGATGAGCAGGCCTTCAGTCGCTAGCACAGTGGGCGGCTCCGACCCGCCGATTTCGGCGACCGTCAGGTCCAGCGTACCGCCGCCGAAGTCAAAGATCAGGGCTGCCTGACGTTCGCTCAGGCTGGCGTGGTAGGAATAGGCGGCGGCGATTGGCTCCAGCATAAAGGTGACGCGCTGAAATCCAGCGGCGTGGGCAGCCTGGCGCAGGATCGCCTCTGCACGCGCGTCATGGTGCGGGTTGCCGCTGAAGGTCACCGGGCGGCCAAGCAGTACATCCCGTACCGGTTGACGGGCGGCGCGCTCGGCGGCCCCGTGCAACTCGCGCAGCAACAGGGTGATCAGTTCTTCGATGGTGTACAGGCGGCCAAAGATGGCCGTCCCGGCGTAATTGGGGTTGCGCAGGGCGGTCTTGATCGATTGTAGCAGGCGGCCATAAGCGCCGACGTCTTCCTGCACGAAGACGTCGTGGTGAATCAGCACCGGCTCCACCTGGCCACCCAGCGCGGAGGGCATGTCAATGGTTACCCAGTAATCGATGGTCCCGGCGTGGCGGGTTTCCCAGATAGCGGGGCGACCGGTATCCTCGCTCAGGTAGCGGCGAGCGGCGGTCTTGCCAAGCAGATAGTCGTAGCTGCGCATGATGTACAGCAGCGAGGGCAGCACCCCTGATTCCTCGCTGAACGATGACTGCACGATTGTCAGGTCGCCGTCCCGGTAGAGTGCGGCGCTGGAATTGGTCGTGCCGAAATCAAGCCCCAGGATCATCCCCCTGTCCCTCTTGGTTCCCTGGCCACCCGGCCCTGTTCCGTTGTGGTTGTAAAGCGCTGAAAGCGCTAACAATACCGTGCTGCGGCGCATCTGGCAACCACTTCGGCGGTTGTTCCTGGCCTGTGACTGTGCAGCGAGCGGCGAGATCGACTCTTGTCGGGGCGGGGCGGATAAGGTAAGATAGCGCCCTGATACTCCATCAGAGGGAAGGAATCCGGGAAGATGAAAGTTATCCTCACGGCAGATGTCTACAAGCACGGCGTGGCAGGTGAGG
This window harbors:
- a CDS encoding Hsp70 family protein, translating into MILGLDFGTTNSSAALYRDGDLTIVQSSFSEESGVLPSLLYIMRSYDYLLGKTAARRYLSEDTGRPAIWETRHAGTIDYWVTIDMPSALGGQVEPVLIHHDVFVQEDVGAYGRLLQSIKTALRNPNYAGTAIFGRLYTIEELITLLLRELHGAAERAARQPVRDVLLGRPVTFSGNPHHDARAEAILRQAAHAAGFQRVTFMLEPIAAAYSYHASLSERQAALIFDFGGGTLDLTVAEIGGSEPPTVLATEGLLIGGNNFDQRIMEKFLWKHFGYGKAHEGNRKLSYEIYDYLLDWARHPDLTRHEYFREIKRAATVNKAGPEFTALYTLINNKHGYQLFEAIEQAKIALSQQEEVTLSFHVEGIDIDQRITRQMFTRAIQDYLDQIDRAVSRVVSAAGRTPADIAIVICTGGASATPAITDLLAARFGREKLRPHKPFLSVSSGLAIAAASNGHMGR